In Mesorhizobium sp. J428, the genomic window GTTGCGCTCCTATCGCGGCATCGCGGAAGGCTCGGAAAACTCCAATTTCGTGCTGCACACCGGCAAGGGCGAGTTCATCCTCACCCTCTACGAAAAGCGGGTGGAGGAGGTGGATCTGCCGTTCTTCCTCGGTCTGATGCAGCATCTGGCGCTGAAGGGCATCACCTGCCCCTTGCCCGTCGCGCGCAACGACGGCTCTCTGATCGGCCGCCTCGCAGGCCGCCCGGCCGCGATCATCACCTTCCTCGAAGGCATATGGCCGCGCCGTCCGACGGCTCCGCAGTGCCGCGAGGTCGGAAAGGCGCTGGCCGGCATGCATCTGGCGAGCGCGGATTTCACGCTGTCGCGGCCGAACGCGTTGTCGGTGGAGGGATGGCGCAAGCTGTGGGCCGGCGCCCGCGAGCGCTCCGGCGAGGTCGATACGGGATTGAAGGAGGAGATCGACAGGGAATTCGAGCTGTTCGCTCACGCCTGGCCGACGGACCTGCCGTCCGGCGTGATCCATGCCGACCTGTTTCCCGACAACGTCTTCTTCCTCGGCAACAGGCTGTCGGGGCTGATCGACTTCTATTTCGCCTGCAACGATTTCTACGCCTACGACGTCGCAACCTGCCTCAACGCCTGGTGCTTCGAGAAGGACGGCGCCTTCAACATCACCAAGGGGGCGGCCCTCCTGTCCGGCTATGAGAGCGTGCGGCCGCTGTCCAGCCGGGAAAAGGACGCCCTGCCGGTGCTCGCGCGCGGCTCGGCGCTGCGCTTCACGCTGACGCGGCTTTACGACTGGCTGACCATTCCGGACGGCGCGCTGGTGCAAAAGCGCGATCCGATGGAATTCGTCCGCCGCTGGCGCTTCCACCGGCAGGTGGCGTCGGCCACGGAATATGGATTGATCCCCGCATGAAGACGGTCGAGATTTTCACCGACGGCGCCTGTTCGGGCAATCCCGGGCCGGGCGGCTGGGGCGCGATCCTGCGCTTCAACGGCACGACGCGGGAACTGTCGGGCGGCGAGGCCGAGACCACCAACAACCGCATGGAGTTGATGGCGGCGATCGAGGCGCTCAACGCGCTCAAGGAGCCGTGCGAGGTGCTGATGCACACCGACAGCAAATATGTCATGGACGGCATTTCCGGCTGGATTCACGGCTGGAAGAAGCGCGGCTGGAAGACGGCCGACAACAAGCCGGTGAAGAATGTCGAGCTGTGGCAGAAGCTGGACGAGGCGAACCGCCGTCACAAGGTGACATGGCACTGGGTGAAGGGTCACGCCGGCCACGACGAGAACGAACGCGCCGACGAACTCGCGCGCATGGGCATGGCGCCGTTCAAGGGCAAGGGCCGCACGCCCGATCCGATCGTCGCCGCGGCGCGGACGCCGCGGCTGATGGGCAACTCGACCCGCAAGGCTTGATCCTGACGATCAGGCCGTCTGGCGGTCAGAGCTGTTCGAGAATGCGCGCCGCGCCCGAGATCTCGGCCTTGCCGGGCGTTTCCTCGATGTTGAGCGTCTTCACCACGCCGTCGTCTACGATCATCGAGAAGCGCTTGTAGCGCGTGCCCATGCCTGCCTTCGACAGGTCGTTGTCCAGGCCGACCGCCTTGGCGAAGTCGGCACTGCCGTCGGCGAGGAAGGTGATCTTGCCGTCATTGCCGGCCGACTTCGACCAGGCGTTCATCACGAAGACGTCGTTGACCGAAACGACCGCGATCGCATCCGCGCCCTTGGCGAGGATCGCGTCGTGGTTCTCCAGGAAGCCGGGCAGGTGGTTCATGCTGCAGGTGGGCGTGAAGGCGCCGGGAACGCCGAACAGGACCACCTTCTTTCCGGCGAAGAAATCGCCCGTGCTGACATTGGCAGCACCGTCGTCGGTCATGGTCTTGAGCGTGGCGTCGGGAAGCTTTTCGCCGGGGGCGATGGTCATGATCTGCTCCTTGGAAGGGTCTGGTTCTCGGATGGGCGTGGGCCGGACATAAGGTCTCAGGCGGATTTGTCCAGTGCCTCACGGAAGAGAGGATTGGCCCTCGACCGCCTTGCCGCCGGCGACGAGCGTGTAGTCGAACGCGACCGTTCCGGCTGCCGGCGGCCGACCGATGACGGGGATGCGGAACGCGGGCCGCTCGCCGGTCGCCTCGAGCACCGGAACGCCGAGCAGCCAGCCCTTCGGCGCGACGACAAACAGCTCGGCGCCCTGCGGATCGGCGGGCAGCGCAGCGTCGGCGACGAGTGACTGGCCATCGTCGCGCAGGCCCGCCAGGCCGAATTCGGCGGAGGCAGCGGAGGGCAGGCGGCCGTAGCTCTCGAGGATGACCGGGTCTACTGTTCCGGCCTCGCCGCCGGGCGTGACCGACAGCCTTGCCTGCACCGGCACGCAGATCTCCTTGCAGATGCCGAGAAGGATGTCCGCGTCGATCGCCGTGAACTTTTCCGGGTCTCCGACCTCGAAGGTGAGGGGCAGGGCGACCGGCTCGACATAGCCGGTCGACACCTCTTCGCCTTCCCGAAAGCGTTTCGGGGCTGGGTAGGAGAATACGGCGTCTTCGACATTTATGCTGGCCGACACGTCGATCTGCGGCGCAATGCCGGAGGCGCCGGGATCCTTCCAATAGGTCTTCCAGCCGGGCTGGAGATCGATCTCGAGGACGCCCTTCATCCGGCCGTCCGCGCTAGCCGCATCTTCCGTGACGAGCCGCAGCCTGGCGCCCTCCGTCTCGAACCAGTCGCTCGAGGCGGCCTGCGCAAAGCCGCATGCCGACAGAACGATCGCAAGGGAGAAAACGATGCGCTTCATGGGCGTCTTCATGCGCCCCCGGCTGCCGGGCCGCAACTCGCCCGGGCGGAAATCCGATCAGATTTCGGTGACGTGAAACGAATCGGCGCGGCAAACTTGCTCAAATCTGCATCTTCCGTGACGGGACAATTCGCGTTACGCTTTTCGGATGGACATTCTGCGCCATAACCGGAGACCGCACAGCGGCGGTTTCCTCAACGACCAGTTCCTCATCGCCATGCCGGGCATGAAGGACGAGCGCTTCTCCCGCGCGGTCATCTATGTCTGCGCGCACAGCGAAGAAGGTGCGATGGGCCTGATCATCAACCAGGCCCAGCAGATGCGCTTCCCCGATCTTCTCGTCCAGCTCGGCGTCATGGACGAGACGAGCGCGATCCGCCTGCCGCCGCAGACGCGCGACTTCCAGGTCCGCAACGGCGGCCCGGTCGACCGCAGCCGCGGCTTCGTGCTGCATTCGGACGACTATCGGGTCGACTCCTCGCTGCCGGTCGCCGAGGACATCTGCCTCACCGCGACGGTCGACATCCTGCGCGCGATTTCGAAGGGCAGGGGGCCGCGCCATGCGCTGATGGCGCTTGGCTATTCCGGCTGGGGCGCAGGGCAGCTCGAACGCGAGATCATCGAGAACGGCTGGCTGACCTGCCCGGCCAATCCCGACCTGCTGTTCGACACCGACATCGACCGGAAATACGACCGGGTTCTCGCCTCGATCGGCATCGACCAGGGGCGGCTCAGCCATTTTGCTGGTCACGCCTGAGCGGCTGAATACTGTTCCTTCAGCAGCTTGACCGCATTGTCGGCCGTCATCGGCGAGCCGAAGGCGAAGCTCTGGACATATTCGCAACCCATCTGGCGCAGCTGCAGCGCAGCCGCCTCGTCCGGCACGCCCTCCGCCACGACCGACAGGCCGAGGTCGTGCGCCATGTTCACCATCGAGCGCAGCAGCACGTTCTTCTTCGGACTGGTGTCGTCGACGAAGCTCTTGTCGATCTTGATCGTGTCGAAGGGGAAGCGGGTAAGGTAGGCGAGCGACGAATAGCCGGTGCCGAAATCGTCGAGCGAAAGGCCGATGCCGAGCTGCTTGAGCCTGTTCAGCACATGGGCCGACTGCTCCGGGTTGTCCATCACCAGCGACTCGGTGAGCTCCAGCCGCAGGCAGCGTGGCTTGAGGCTCGAACGGGCAAGCACGGAGCGCACGTCGGAAACGAGGTCGCGGCGCAGCAGCTGGCGGCTCGACAGGTTCACCGACACGGAGATCGGGTTGTCTCCGGCGAATTTCTGCCAGGCTCCGAGGTCGTCGGCCGCCTGCTGCATGGCGAACAGGCCGAGCTGGACGATCAGGCCGCAGCTCTCGGCGATAGGGATGAATTCGGACGGCGGGATGACGCCGCGGCGCGGGTGTTCCCACCGCAGGAGCGCCTCGAAGCCGGCGACGGTGCGGTCTTCCAGCCGCACGATCGGCTGATAGACGAGGCGGAACTCGCCCTTCTCGATCGCGCGCCTCAGGTCGGATTCGAGCTGCAGGCGATCGCTGCCGAACGAGCGGAAGGCGGGCCGGAACGGCTCGATGCGGTCGCCGCCGAAGCGCTTGGCCTGATGCATGGCAAGCTCGGCGTCCTTCAGCATCTCCTCGGCCGAGCTCTGCGTCGAGGTCCACGAGATCAGGCCGATGGAGGCCGTGAGCACGATCTCGCGCTTGGCGAAGGTGATCGGCGCGCTGATGGCATGCCGGATCGCATCGGCGATCGCCGCCACGCGGGCCGGGTCCTGCTCCGACAGCACCATCAGGGCGAACTGGTCGCCCGTGACGCGCGAAAGCGAGTCGCGCGGCTTCAGCAGCCTGTGCAGGCGGCGCGCAATCGTCAGGAGGATCGTGTCGCCCGCCGACATGCCGAGGCTCTCATTGACATGCTTGAAGCGGTCGATGTCGATCGCGAAGACGGACGGGCGGACATTCTCCTCGGACTTGGCGATGGCGACCACCGCTTCAAGCCGGTTGAGGAACAGTTCGCGGTTGGGCAGACCGGTGAGATTGTCGTGGATCGCGTCGTGGAGCAGGCGCTCCTCGGCCTTCTTCTGCTCGGTCACGTCGACCAGCGTGCCGACACAGCGGATGATCTCGCCGTCCGAGCCGATCACTGGCCGCGCTTTCAGCGAGTACCAGTGATAGTGGCCGTCGGCGCCGCGCAGGCGGAAGCTCTGTTGGATGCGGCCGCGCCGGTGCTCCAGCACCACGTCGAGCGTGGTGCGGAACGGATCGCGGTCCTCGGGGTGCAGCGCCGGCAGCCAGTTGCGGGCCGGACCGTTGAGACTGCCCGACGCGAGGCCGAGCGGGTCCGCCACGTCGGGCCGCGTCACCACGCGGTCGCGCAGCACGTCCCAGTCCCAAACGATGTCACCGGCTCCGGTGATGGCGAGCGCCTGGCGCTCCATGTCGGAGAACAGGCCCTGGTTCAGTCCGCCGCCGGCAAACGCGTGCTGCATCACGGTGAAGCCGATGAGCAGGATGATCAGGATCAGCCCACCGCCCAGCGCCGGCTGGACGATGTCGTTGTTGAGCATGCCGGTGACCGCGAGCCACGATCCGGCGAGCCAGACGAGCACCATCAGCCAGCTCGGGATCAGCATGATGGCGCGGTCGTATCCGCTGGCCGCCAGATAGGCGATCAGGCCGATGCCGACGATGGCGGTCGCCGCGAAGGAGAGGCGTGCGATGCCGGCGGCGATCGCCGGATCGAAGATCGCGACGCCCGCGATCATGGCGAGGCCGAGGATCCAGGCCAGCGCGCCATAGCTGAAATGGTCGTGCCAGCGGTTGAGGTTGAGATAGGCGAAGAGGAAGACGACGAAGGTGGCCGCGAGCGACACTTCGGCGCCCGCCCGCCAGATCTGCTCGTTGCCCGGGGCGATCTCGATGACCTTGTTGAGGAAGCCGAAGTCGATCGAGATATAGGCGAGCACCGCCCAGGCGAGCGCGGCCGTGGCCGGGAACATCGACGTCCCCTTGACCACGAACAGGATGGTGAGGAAGAGCGCCAGGAGGCCGGAAATCCCAATGACGATGCCGCGGAACAGCGTGTAGGAGTTGACCGAATCCTTGTAGGCGTCCGGCTGCCACAGATAGACCTGCGGTAGCGAGGGCGAAGCCAGCTCGGCGACGAAGGTGACCACAGAGCCGGGGTTGATCGTCACCAGGAAGATATCGGAGTCGGGGCTCTCCTCGCGATCGAGCGCGAAGCCCTCGGACGGCGTGATCGAGACGATGCGGTTGGAGCCGAGGTCGGGCCAGATCAGGCCGGAGCCGACCAGCCTGAAATGCGGCGCGACGATCAACCGGTCGAGCTGCTGCTCGGTGTTGTTGGCGAGCGCGAACACGCCCCAGTCGCCCGAGGAGCGGGGGCTCGACGCCTCCACCTCGATGCGCCGCACGATGCCGTCGGCGCCGGGCGCGGTCGACACCTGGAACGTGTCGCCCTGATTCCGGTAGATCTCGACCGCCTTGGACAGGTCGAGCGCGATGTCGTCGCGGGAAATGTCGATGATTTCCACGGCGCTTGCCGGAAGCATCGCGAGGAAAACCAGCAGCAGTGCCAGAAACGGCGCGAACGCATGAATCCGTCCGGTTCTAGTCAAGCGGTCAGCCCTGTTCCTGCTTGCTCCCGCCGTCGCCGGCAATGAGCGCGTAGAGAAGATGATCCTGCCAGGCACCGTTGATGCGCAGGTAGGAGCGCAGAAGTCCTTCACGCCGGAATCCGGCTTTTTCAAGCACGCGGATCGAACGATCGTTGCTGGGAATACAGGCAGCCTCGATCCGGTGCAACCTGAGCGTCTCGAAACCGAACCTGACGACGAGGTCGACGGCCTCGTGCATGTAGCCCTTGCCGGCATGGCCGACCCCCATCCAGTAGCCGATCTGCCCGGATTGCGCGACGCCGTGGCGGATGTTGCCGAGCGTGATGCCGCCCGCGAGCTTTCCCGTGGACTTCTCGAAGATGAGGAAGGGTATGCCGCTGCCCTGCGCCATCTCCTCGCGATACCGGCGCATGCGCTGGCGCCAGGCGCCACGGTCAAGCTCGTCGGCAGCCCATTTGGGTTCCCAGGGCGAGAGGAAGTGCTGGCTTTCCCGGCGAAGTGCTGCCCACTGCCCGTAGTCGGACGTGACCGGGGGGCGCAATGTAACCTTCTGGCCCGCAAGCGTCGGCTTCGGCTGACGGAAGAAGGGCAGCGCGAACATCTCGTTCGCGTCCGGTCAGACGGCGATTTTCCGCAGCAGCGGCGAAGGGCCGACAAGCGTGTCGCGGATCGCGTCGTAGGACGCCAGTCCGCTGATCGGGCCGATGCCGGCCACCGTGGGGGTCGACGAAAACAGGCGCGAGGACAGATCGGTGAGCCGTTCGGTGGTGATCTTCGAGAGACGCTCCAGAAGCTCGTCCATCACGATCGGCTGGCCATAGAGCATGATCTGCCGGGCGATCTGCGAGGCGCGGCTTGCCGCGCTCTCGCGCGACATCAGCAGACCTGCGCGATATTGGGCGCGCGCGCGGTTGAGCTCTTCCTCGGAAATGGTCTCGCCGGCCTTGCGCAGCTCGTCCATGATTACAGGAACGAGCTCGGCGATATCCGCCTGGCCCGTCGCTGCATGCACGCCGAACAGCCCCGTGTCGGAAAAGCCCCAGTGGAAGGCATAGACGGAGTAGCAGAGGCCGCGCTTTTCGCGAACTTCCTGGAAGAGGCGGCTCGACATGCCGCCGCCGAGGATCATGGAGAGGAGCTGCGAGGCATAGAAGTCGCGCACGTGATAGGCGCGTCCCTCGAAGCCGAGGATGATCTGCGCGTCCTGCAGGTCGCGCACCTCGCGGAAATCGCCGCCGGTATAGGCGGCGACTGCCGCCGGCTTGCTGGTGCAGGTCGCCCGGAAGCTGCCGAGATGCCTTTCGACCAGCTTGACGAACTCGTCATGGTCCACCGCGCCCGCGGCAACCACGACCATGCGGTCGGCCGCATACTGGCGCTCCAGGAAGTCGCGGATGTTCGCCGAGGTGAAGGACTCGACAGTCGTCGGCGTCCCGAGGATGGAACGGCCGATCGTCTGGTTACGGAACGCGACCTCGGTGAAGCGGTCGAATACGATGTCGTCCGGCGTGTCGTGCGCGGCACCGATCTCCTGCAGGATCACGTGCTGTTCGCGTTCGAGTTCGTCCGGATCGAAAGAGGAGTCGGTCAGGATATCGGCCAGGATGTCGATCGCCAGCGGCACGTCGTCCTGCAGCACGCGGGCATAGAAGGAGGTCGTCTCGACGCTGGTCGCGGCGTTGATCTCGCCGCCGACATTCTCGATCTCGGAGGCGATACGCCAGGCGGAGCGTCGCGACGTGCCCTTGAAGGCCATGTGCTCGAGCAGGTGCGCCATGCCGTGCTCTTCGGGACGTTCGTCGCGCGCGCCGGACTTGACCCAGACGCCCAGCGCTACCGTTTCGATGTGGGGCAGGTTTTCGGTTGCAACCGTCAGGCCGTTCGACAGACGGCTTACCTCAACGCCCATGCGCACTCGCTCCCTAGACACGCTCCGCAGCGGCTCTGGACCGGGCGGATATATAGTCTTCTATCATTTTCAGGTCCGAGGGAAGCACCTTGTAGTTTTCGGGCCTCGTCATCAGGTCGGACAGCCATTCAGGCAGGGCGGGAGCGATACCCGTAGCCGATTTCACCGCGTCGGGGAACTTGGCCGGATGGGCAGTCGCCAGAACGACCATGGGCGATGCGCCCGTCCGTCCCTGCGCCACACGCACCCCGATCGCGCTGTGCGGATCAAGGAGGTAGGAATTGCGAGACAGGATCGACTTCATCGTCTCGGCCGTCTCAGCCATCGAAGAGCGGCCCGCGTCGAACTCGGAGCGGATCGCCGCCAGATGTCCGTCGGCGATGGTGAATGCGCCCGACTGCTTCAGCCTGTCCATGTAGCCGCGCACCGCGGCGGCGTCGCGGCCGGCTGCCTCGAACAGAAGCCGCTCGAAGTTGGACGAGACCTGGATGTCCATCGAGGGCGAGGTCGTTGGGACGACGCCACGGGTCTCGTAGGTTCCGCTCGCCAGGGTGCGGGTCAGGATGTCGTTGTCGTTGGTGGCGATGACCAGCCGATCGACCGGCAGACCCATCCGCTTGGCGGCGTATCCGGCGAAGATGTCGCCGAAATTGCCCGTCGGCACGGTGAAGGAGACGGCGCGGTCCGGCACGCCGAGCGACAGCGCCGAGGAGAAGTAATAGACAATCTGGGCCATGATCCGGCCCCAGTTGATCGAGTTCACGCCCGACAGCATCGCCCGGTCGCGGAAGGCATGGTCGTTGAACATGCCCTTCACCAGCGCCTGGCAGTCGTCGAAATTGCCCTCGACCGCGACCGCATGGACGTTGGATGCGCCGGAGGTCGTCATCTGGCGCTGCTGCACCGGCGAGACGCGGCCGTTGGGGAACAGGATGAAGATGTCGGTGCGCTCGCGCCCCGCAAAGGCGTCGATCGCCGCCCCGCCAGTATCGCCTGACGTGGCGCCGACGATGGTCGCCCGCTGGCCGCGCTCGGCCAGCACATGGTCCATAAGCCGGGCGAGCAGCTGCATCGCCACGTCCTTGAAGGCGAGGGTGGGGCCGTGGAACAGTTCCAGCAGGTAGCTGTCGCGGCCGTGCTGCACGATCGGGCAGACGGCGTCGTGGCGGAAGGTGGCATAGGCCTCGCGCACGATCTTCGCGAAGGTGACCTGCGGGATCTCGCCGCCGACGAAGGGCGTCAGAAGGCGGATCGCGAGGTCGGGGTAGGAGAGGCCGCGCATGGCGCGGATGTCGGCGGCGGAGAAGGTCGGCCAGCTCTGCGGCAGGTAGAGGCCACCGTCGCGCGCCAGCCCGGCAAGCAGCGCGTCGGAAAAGCCGAGAATGGGAGCCTCGCCCCGGGTGCTGACGAATTTCATCTGTGGAAGCCTGTCGCCTGTGCGTGGTCGGTCTGTCGTCTCGCCCGAAAAAGCGCCGCAATCCGGGTCGCAATCTGAAGTCGGCGTTGGTATAGAGGGCCGCGTCGCGCGAGGAAAGTGTAGTTCATGCAGTCAGTTTCGTTCGGTGTCCGCAATCTCGGCAAATTCGCGGCCGCAGGCTTTATGCTCTTCGCCGCCGGGTGCCAGTCGAGCGACACCGCGGGCGTGCTCAATCTGGGCGGCGGCAGTGCCCAGGCCGAGCAGAAAAAGGTCGGCATCGAGGAACTGCGTGCCTTCTGCCCGCGCGTCCAGCTGCGCGACGGCACCGCCTATTACGACAGCTATACGAAGGACGGGAAGGATAAGGACGGCAATGCCGACCCGACCAAGATCGTCTACCAGGCCTCCATCGGCGACATGACGCGCTCCTGCACCTACGGTGCCGGCACGATGACGGTGAACGTCGCGGTGGCCGGCCGCGTCGTGCCCGGCCCGGCCGCGAAGGACGGCTCGGTCAACCTGCCGATCCGCATTGCCGTGATGCGCGGCGACGAGGTGCTTTACAGCCAGCTGCACCAGTATCCGGTCAGCATCACGGCCCTGGGGGGAGCCTCCCAGTTCGTGTTCAACGATCCGAACGTGACCTTCCCGACGCCGCCCGACACCAAGTTCGTCGTCTATGCCGGCTTCGACCAGGGGCCGGAAAAGAAGCCTAAGCAGACGAACTGATCACTCGGCCCATTCGGACAGCGCCGCCAGCACGGTCTGGAAGTCGGCGAGACGGCGAATGACCGTCTCCGCGCCGGCTTCCGTGAGCCGGTCGGCATGTCCCGGATAGCTGTGCGATGCACCGGTGAAGCCGATCACCCGCATGCCGGCCGCGCGCGCCGCATGCACGCCGTGGACAGAGTCTTCCAGGACGAAGGTGTTCTCCGGATCGGCGTTCAGCATCTTCGCCGCATAGAGGAAGACGTCCGGCGCGGGCTTGGGCCTCGCCTCGGGAATGGCGCGCGAGGAGAAGATGCGGTCGCCGAACAGCGGCTTCAGCCCGGTCTTCGTCAGCATCATGTCCAGCCGGTCGAGCGTCGAGTTCGAGCAGATGCAGCGCGGGGCTTCGACGCGCGCAACCGCCTCGCGCGCGCCGTCGATCGCGCGGATCTCCCTCGCGATGCGCGCGTCGAGCAGCTTGCGCTCTTCGTCGATCAGCGAGGCCTGCAGGGGAACCGCCGAGAGCTTCTCGACCTCCAGGAGGATGTCGTGGAACGTCAGGCCCGCAAAGCGCTCGGCCACCTCCTCCGCCTCGATGGGAAACCCGGCCGCGGTGATCAGCTCCGCGTCGACGCGGGCGGCGATCACTTCGGAATCGACGAGCACGCCGTCGCAATCGAAGATGACGAGATCTGGCTGGGGCATTGAGACGTCCTGGAGGTCCGGGAGGGGAGGGCGCGGCGAATACACCAAACCGCGCGCCTCCGCAAACTGCGGGCGCAAGCCACTCACTTCATTAAATATTTACCCAGCTCGGTAACCATAACGGCAGGTAAACGTAACGCGTATCGTGAGTGTGCCGATGTCCGCCATTCGTCTCGTCGACGACCTTTCTGCCGTTTCCGCCAAAGCCGAATGGCTCGACACGATCCTGAAGGGGGATTGCGTCGCGGCCCTCGAACGCCTGCCCGAGAAATCGGTCGACGTGATCTTCGCCGACCCGCCCTACAACCTCCAGCTCGAGGGCGACCTGCACCGCCCCGACCAGTCGAAGGTCGACGCGGTCGACGACGCCTGGGACCAGTTCGAGAGCTTCGAGGTCTACGACGCCTTCACCCGCGCCTGGCTGTTGGCCGCGCGCCGCGTGCTGAAGCCCAACGGCACCATCTGGGTGATCGGCTCCTACCACAACATCTTCCGCGTCGGCGCCAAGCTGCAGGACCTCGGCTTCTGGATCCTCAACGACGTGATCTGGCGCAAGACCAACCCGATGCCGAACTTCCGCGGCCGCCGCTTCCAGAACGCGCACGAGACGCTGATCTGGGCCTCGCGCGACCAGTCGGCCAAGGGCTACACCTTCAACTACGATGCCATGAAGGCCGCCAACGACGACCTGCAGATGCGCACCGACTGGCTGTTCCCGATCTGCACCGGCGGCGAGCGGCTGAAGGACGAGAACGGCGACAAGGTCCACCCGACGCAGAAGCCGGAAGCGCTGCTGGCGCGCATCCTGATGGCGTCGACCAAGCCGGGCGACGTGGTGCTCGATCCCTTCTTCGGCTCTGGCACCACGGGCGCCGTCGCCAAGCGGCTGGGCCGGCACTTCGTCGGCATCGAG contains:
- a CDS encoding site-specific DNA-methyltransferase, whose amino-acid sequence is MSAIRLVDDLSAVSAKAEWLDTILKGDCVAALERLPEKSVDVIFADPPYNLQLEGDLHRPDQSKVDAVDDAWDQFESFEVYDAFTRAWLLAARRVLKPNGTIWVIGSYHNIFRVGAKLQDLGFWILNDVIWRKTNPMPNFRGRRFQNAHETLIWASRDQSAKGYTFNYDAMKAANDDLQMRTDWLFPICTGGERLKDENGDKVHPTQKPEALLARILMASTKPGDVVLDPFFGSGTTGAVAKRLGRHFVGIEREQSYIDAATARIAAVEPLGAGETQVMGGKRAEPRVAFGSLVEAGLIAPGAELSDARRRWTAQVRADGTLAIGRDAGSIHRLGAMVQGLEACNGWTFWHVEREGRLEPIDALRRVIRDRMVAVGA